A window of Streptomyces profundus genomic DNA:
GGCCGGCGCTGCTGGTCGAGGCGGGCGCGCGGGGGCCGGTGGCCCACACGATGGCGGCCTCGGCGGCCGACCCCACCCGGGCACCCGCCGGCTTCACCCTGCTGACCTCCGTGATCCTCGGCCCCCAGGCGGCCGAGCCAGCCGATCTGCTGGACAAGGCCGCGCGGCCCCAACTGGGCGAGCTGTACGGCGTGTCCGCCGACGACTGGCGGCTCCTGGCGGCCCACCACGACCCCTGGGCCGTCCCCGCCCTCCCCCCGCCCCACCCCGGCCGCCGCCCGGTCCGGCTGCTGGACGGCCTGTACGTCTGCGGCGACCACCGCGACACCCCCGGCATCACCGGCGACCTCGCCTCCGCCCGCCGCACCACCGAGGCCCTCCTCACCGACCTCGGCCTCCCCACCACCCACGCGGCGTAGCCGGAGCCCGGCTGCCAAGCAACCACGCCCCCGGCCGGGACCGGGCCAAGGGGGGCGGCGGGGCGGCCTGGGGGAAGGGAGAGAACTCGCCGGGGCAACAGCCCACGTCACGGAACGGGCCCGCCCGGCAGCCGGAGCCCCGAGCGTCGGCGCTCACCCGCGCTCCGCCTCGCCGCCACCACCACCCCGGGACCGGTCACCCCGGTGCGGCGACGCCGGCCGACATGCCGCGCTCAGCCCGCCCCGGACCAGGGAAGCCCAACGCACCCGGCACGCCCCAACCACCGGCCGGTGGACCACGCACAGCCCGCCCCGGACCAGGGAAGCCCAACGCACCCGGCACGCCCCGACCGCCGGCTGGCGTACCCGTGCTCACCACGGCATGCCCGGCACCACCCCGGGCGCATCCCGTCCGCACGACCCCTGCCGCGACCAGGGAAGCCCGACGCACCCGGCACGCCCCAACCACCGGTTGGTATACCGCGCACAGCCCGCCCCGGGGCAGGGACGTCCGGCGTACCTGGCGTGCCGTGCTCAGCCCGCCCGGGCCCGGGCACGGCGCCCCCGGCGGGTGGGGGCACCTCCCAGGCCCCAGGCGGCCACCGGATCGCGCGAGGGCTCCCCCGGACCTCGTCCGGGCCCCACCCGTACGAGCAACGATCGGGCCCCAGTCCCTCGGGGCCTTGCGACGCACCCGCGTCACGAGAGCTGTCCACGAGGATCCAGACGAACGCACCCCGGCCCCCCGGACGGCGGCCAGAGCCAGGGCCGGGGGCGCTGCTGAGGCCGCCGGGCCCCCGGCCTAGCGGAGGACCGACGTCTTCTCGCGGTAGGTGCGGACCGCTGCGGCGTCGCGGAAGGGCTCCAGGCGGCGTTCGAACTCCTGTACGTACTCGTGGGCGCGGGCGGAGCGCATCTCGTTGGCCTGTTGGGCCGCCTCGGCGGCCAGCACGCAGGCCTGTTCGACGTCGCCGAGGCCGAGCCGGGCCGAGGCCAGGACGACCCGGCAGAAGAGCCGGCTGCGCGCGTACTCGGGAGGACGCAGCTGGAGGGAGCGTTCGGCGTGCCGGGCCGCGGCCCGATACTGCTTGAGGTCGCGGTTGCAGTGCCCGAACTCGTCGGCCAGCTGCGCCTCGTCGAAGAACCGCGCCCAGCGGGGAACGTCCTCGCCCGGTCGCGCCGCCTCCAGGGCCCGTTCCGCTCTGGCCATGGCGGCGGTGCAGGATCTGACCTCGCCGAGCAGGCTGTGCCCGCGCGCCTCGGCCGAGTGCAGCAGCGCCTGCACCACGGGCGCGACCGAGCTGGCGATGCCCTGCTGGGCGACCCGCGCCAGCTGGACGGCCTCGCGGCCATGGCCGAGATAGACCGCCTGCCGACTCATGGAGACCAGCACATAGCTGCCGTAGCCGCGGTCGCCCGCCGCCTGGGCCAGCCGGAGGGCCTGCACGAAGTACCGCTGGGCGAGCCCGTGGGCGGCGATGTCGTAGGCCGTCCAGCCGGCCAGCCGGGTCAACTCCGCCGCCGCGGAGAACAGTTTTCGGCCGGTCTGCTCGCCGTAGCCGCCGCGCAGTATCGGCTCCAGCTCGTGCTCCAGATAGCGCACCAGCGCCTGACGGGCGTGGCCGCCGCCGTAGGACTGGTCGAGGCCGCGGAAGAGGTCGGCGACCGAGCGCAGCGCGGCGATGTCCCCCGCGGTGACCCGCTGGCCCGGGCCGCGTTCCACCCGGTCGATGCGGTTGGGGCGGCCCACCCTGGCCGTCGGCCGGCCGCCGGGGGCCAACGGGCCGTGGCCACGGAGCTGTTCGGGGACGCGGATGGTGGGTGGCGGGGGGTCGTGCGCGGTGCCGCCGTCGAGGGTCTCGCCCCTGGCGACCCGTTCGTCGGGGCGGCCGATCAGCCAGTCCCGGCTGGGGACCACGAGGCCGGCGGGGGTGAACGCGATCTTGCGCAGCTCCGCGTAGCCGCCGGTGTCCTTGCGCCAGAGGCCGGCGACGATGTCCACCGCCTCGGCCGGGCTGCCGGCGAACTCCAGACCCGCGTAGACGGGGGCGCACGCCTCAAGGCCCAGGTCCTGGGCGGAGAGACGTCGGCCGAGCCGTCGGGTGAACACCTCGGCGATCAGCGCCGGGGTGGTGCCGCGCGGGCGCTGACCGCGTAGCCAGCGGGTGACCGAGGTCTTGTCGTACCGGAGGTCGAGGCCGTGTTCAAGGCCGAGCTGGTCGACTCGTCTGGCCAGCCCCGCGTGGGAGAAGCCGGCTTCGGCGATCAGGGCGGCCAGCTGGCGGTTCGGGTTGCGCGGCGTGGCGGACTGCGGGGAGGCCGGGCCTCCGGGTCGTTCCGTAGACATCGGCGATGCGGTCTCCTGCCTTACGGCTGTGCGGCTGGAACGGCGTGAACGTACCGGTCCTGCCAGGTCGCAACGCCGCAGCGGCCGATGATTCATCCGTATGTGTGAGCCGGAGGCCACCCCCATCGTCGCCTCGGGACGGGCTTAGAGTTGATTCCGGGACGCCAGTGCGTCTCACCAGAACGTGTATGCCAAGCACGTGTACGGAAAGAGAGAGTTGCAGTGGACGAGCTGCGCTTTGTCCATCTGGGGTTCGGAGCCGAGGCGGTGGATTACCACACCGCCTGGCAGGAGCAGCGCCGGGTGCACACCGCCCGGTTCGCCGAGGAGATCCCCGACACCTGTCTGCTCCTGGAGCACCAGCCGGTGTACACCGCCGGCCGGCGCACGGAGGAGAACGAGCGCCCCCTCGATGGAACCCCGGTGATCGATGTCGATCGCGGCGGAAAGATCACCTGGCACGGGCCTGGCCAGTTGGTGGGCTATCCGATCATGAAGTTGCCACGTCCGGTCGATGTGGTGGCCCATGTCCGCCGTCTGGAGGACGCCCTGATCCGGGTCTGCGCCGAGTTCGGTCTGGCGACCACGCGGATCGAGGGGCGCAGCGGCGTCTGGGTGCTGGGCGAGGAGATGCCGGGCGGGGCGCGGCCCGAGCTGGGCGGTCTCGCGTTGGACTTCGATCCCCGCCTCAACGACGAGGAGTTCGACCCGCGGCTGAACGGGCCCGAGTACGCGCCGTCCAACGCGGGCCAGCGGCACGAGGACCGCAAGTTGGCCGCGATCGGCATCAGGGTGGCCAAGGGCGTCACGATGCACGGCTTCTCGTTGAACTGCGATCCGGACAACACGTGGTTCGACCGGATCGTGCCGTGCGGCATCAGGGACGCCGGAGTGACGTCGCTCTCACAGGAGTTGGGGCGGGAT
This region includes:
- a CDS encoding regulator; its protein translation is MSTERPGGPASPQSATPRNPNRQLAALIAEAGFSHAGLARRVDQLGLEHGLDLRYDKTSVTRWLRGQRPRGTTPALIAEVFTRRLGRRLSAQDLGLEACAPVYAGLEFAGSPAEAVDIVAGLWRKDTGGYAELRKIAFTPAGLVVPSRDWLIGRPDERVARGETLDGGTAHDPPPPTIRVPEQLRGHGPLAPGGRPTARVGRPNRIDRVERGPGQRVTAGDIAALRSVADLFRGLDQSYGGGHARQALVRYLEHELEPILRGGYGEQTGRKLFSAAAELTRLAGWTAYDIAAHGLAQRYFVQALRLAQAAGDRGYGSYVLVSMSRQAVYLGHGREAVQLARVAQQGIASSVAPVVQALLHSAEARGHSLLGEVRSCTAAMARAERALEAARPGEDVPRWARFFDEAQLADEFGHCNRDLKQYRAAARHAERSLQLRPPEYARSRLFCRVVLASARLGLGDVEQACVLAAEAAQQANEMRSARAHEYVQEFERRLEPFRDAAAVRTYREKTSVLR
- the lipB gene encoding lipoyl(octanoyl) transferase LipB, which encodes MDELRFVHLGFGAEAVDYHTAWQEQRRVHTARFAEEIPDTCLLLEHQPVYTAGRRTEENERPLDGTPVIDVDRGGKITWHGPGQLVGYPIMKLPRPVDVVAHVRRLEDALIRVCAEFGLATTRIEGRSGVWVLGEEMPGGARPELGGLALDFDPRLNDEEFDPRLNGPEYAPSNAGQRHEDRKLAAIGIRVAKGVTMHGFSLNCDPDNTWFDRIVPCGIRDAGVTSLSQELGRDIGVTEVLPVVERQLREVWAGATLLPRAV